The segment CCTGCTGTCGCTTAAGCATGATTCCAAACAGCAGCCTGGCGACAGGACCAAACCCCCCTCAGACCATAGTAAACCTCCACAGACCTCCACCCTGCCCCCTGACAGAGCCATTACAACCCCTCAAGCTCAGGTTCTTGACAGTGTTGTTTCTGTAGCAAAGGGCTCTCATGAGTCCTCCAGAGCCTCTCAGACGATCCCCTCAGACAACACTAAGTCCCAGGCAGCTGTGCTAGAGAGGGCCGACTCAGATGAAACCTGTCCAAGCCCGCTCCCTAATTCCCCTAGCCCTCCCCAGACTGAAACCCCTACTGACTCTAAAACTCCCGAGGCAGAACGTTTGGACCTCGATAGGCCTGCCGAGCCTATCAGTCAACCTCCTCAGCCTTTCGGAGAGGTGAACGTCCTCCTTGGCTCTGCCAACCACTCTGCCTGCTTTTTCTAGCTGCTTCTTGCTTGTCTTCACCGAGCTAcagtgataatgatgatgatgaatgggCTTTCTTTAGCCCAGAAAGTTACATTAATGTAGTACTTCCAAAGCAATAACAAAATTTTTACTATGCAGCCAAAAaccagttttttattttctgaattaaacggagctgcttttctcttctaTATCTTCGCTCTCACTTGGACTGTTGCGATCCTCCACGACTACTAAAACGTTTAGGgtgtttgaaatatttctgtttgaacaggCTGAGCAAGAGAAATgatctgtttgtatgtttacaaGAATAAGCATGATTCTAGTTTTACTTCCATCCTTTTAAAGCTCTGATTGAAAAAATGCAATTATATTGTTTccctgtaaaaaataaatatgattcaATTTTTGCTTACATGAGCACTTTTTAGACTAGTAGTCATTTTAGTGCAGTCTAATCATTTGGACAAGCgctcattttctctttgtattgTTCTGAGGTGAAAACcctcacaacaacacagaacagcagTGTTAGGAATTTCTCTTGATCTTCGGTGAACCTGTGAAATTCTGCATTATGGCAGttttgactctgtgtgtgtggactggGCCATTGCATGTGGACGGCTGAGGCCCAAACTAACATGCAGGACAACCAAGTAGTCTCTCCCGTCACCAACAGAGCTGTTCTGTGTTATTAACAATGTTTCTTGCCattttattcaaattcaaaGATGTATTTGTTTGTAAAGAGTCCTGTCTCCACTGTACTGTGTCTGTACGGCTGCCTCAAACGGGCTTCAAGCATGTTTCATATTGTCACcagttgtttttgtcacttttctgAATATGACGAGTTCTTTAGACCAGCaataatagaaaacacaagTAGATGGGAACcatttaaacagaaaagaagtctgctaaatgtaaacttCAGAAGTGGTTCCCTTCCACTTGATTTTCTCCATTatatcattaaaacatttctgctgatCCTCATTCCATCTTTGTCCTGTACGATCCCCTCCTACCCAGGCTGATGAGCGGTACCGTAAGAACATTCAGGGCTCTCCTCAGAGTGCCCCTCCTCCCAAACagcctcctccgcctcctcgGTCCTCTGAATCATTCTCCAATGGCGGCTCCTCCTCTGAGGCCTCCGCCATGCAGCGACCCATGGAGCCTCAGGTAATTCCTCCATTCCCCTGGAAGATTTTCCCGATTTTCATGCTGCTCTGTTCCTCCCTCACTCTTGGATTTGTAAACTGTCAGTCAGCAAAGCAACAGGCAGGTGGTGGTGTTTAACTGTTGGACCCATGTTTTAGCCTTTATCTTTCTTGTGTTTAGAATTTAGACATCATGTTAtttgacttgtttgtgttttggccACTATTTCTTCTCCTCTGAGCAAACTGGCCTTTTAAATCCTTCTCTTAAGAGGTGTATACCAGAACACAAtcatgtaaaatgttaaacatttttgcTTATGAAATGAATTAACCTAATTGCAGTGAAGTCATCACTGCGTTTATAATGGCCTGTAACtaacaagaaattaaaataaagaagagcCGAGGAAAGTGCCTGAACTTTGGGAACGTGAGGAAATTAATAGCCTGGCTTTGtcccaaaataataaaatgtacttGTCCACTCTAATAAAGCTCACTAATCAACATATGATCAAATTTTTTTAGTTGGTTTAATGACAAGAAACAGTTTTATCTACTTATCTCTTATGATTGGTAATAATCTTCTCTGACTTCTggcaaaaaagcaaatattcCTGTATTTAAGGCCCAGTGAAACACACCAtcttgttgttttgctttgtgtttatgcatgtgtatAAATCTAAGCACATGTATGTTAAAAACCACTCACATCTTCCCTTGTGTCTCACAGTGTTGTCTGCTTgtttcacctcctccttctcgtCCCCTTCTTCCCATTGacccctcctccctcactccctAAAAGGTCCAGTGGTCCCACCTGGCTGCTCtaaaaagcagcaacagtgccgccccctctcctcctcctccacccgtGGTCTCTCGCTCCCAGTCCTTCAGCGAGCCCGGCGGCGTGACCTCTAGCTTTGCACAACTCCACCTGCGCTCCCAGGAcccccaccatcaccaccaccatccaTCGCCCGCACGCACTGAAACCCAGCCCCAACCTCCCCTTCACCACCCTCAGGTCCAGAGTAGGGCTGATCACCAGACCAGCAATGAGGAGGTCCCTCCTAAGGTAAGGGGCTGATGATGGCATCACCGGGACACCAGCCTCGACTCTTCTCCATTATTCACTTCCTCTCATGCCTTTCACCTTAATTACCATATGTCTACTATGTCTGCCTTGCGGTGACAATCACCAATGTTAATACCACTGTAAGTTTTATTCTAACTAAATCTCAAAAACCTTTTCCTACACCCACAGATGATATAAAGAAGTAAAATTCCAATAAACAATCTCCTTGAGTGAAAGGTTCAGCTTTCTCTTAACATGAACATTTGTCCTGTGCAGGTTTCAGTCATCAATTTTAGATCTGACGAAATTACTAATGTTCTGCTCAGCATCTGAAGCTGAatcataaaatataacaaatattaaaatattgatgATTTACACTTGCATCCAATGACCAAATAATGCAACATTGTAGGTTGACTTCTGGTTGACTTCTACGCACTTCTATGAGGTTGGATCTTGTAACACACATGTGGCTGCATCTATGTGAGGACCTTTGAATGTGTCTCCTCCAGGTACCGGTGAGGACAACATCCAGGTCTCCAGTATTGTCACGCCGAGAGTCACCTCTGCCATCACAGCCCAGCATGCAGGGTGGACAGAGGAACGCTGGCAGGTAAGTAGAGACCTTTGGAAAGcatttcttctgttgttttttttcgtagttgcaaacatttcaacagtTTCAACCAAAGCATATCTAGaagtaaaaatgttaataagGATTTGAAAGGACTGTGACATGTAATTTTTGTTCTTGTGACAGTAATTTGGAGCAGCGCCCGCTGTGGGACCGAGTAGAGAAGCTGCAGCCTCGACCAGGCAGTGGCAGCTCCTCCGGCTCCTCCAACTCCAGCCCACAGGCCAGTTCTGGGGACCGCTTCAGGCCACGCTGTGAGTCTCCCGGTACTGTACTCGGCCACATTTCACTAACTCTACTAACTACTTAGTAGTACATCAGATTATTATTACAGTGACACCCACTATGCCACAACTTGCTCATGCTCTAGTGAGTTTTGgactgtttttaattaaatagttgGAGATCATTTTAGAACCAGCTTTCTTGCCCATTTAATTTGCCCCTCACTAATGCTACTTCCTTATGTTATTTCAAAGCTTCCTCCAAATCTGAAGGATCACCTCTCCAGCGCcctgaaaatgtcacaaaaaaacaagaagaaaagaaccTTGGCAGGCCTACACGACCAGCTGTAAGTCCACTGTTACCAAAGTGCTGATTAAAGGCGTTTGATGCTAAATAGGTGAAATATTTTCtctactttttttgtttgtttctattttctgatATTCAACCATCTGGTGTGTGCAACGTCTCATGAATCGAATGGTTCGTGATTGTTGGGGAACCTCTTAGGGTGATGTGGTAAGCCTATTAAATGAGACTACATAATTACACCTATGCTATGCTTGCACCATTATCCCACTCACTGTGTTACATGGTAAAGTTTGCGATTCAAACAACAGTTTGATGCCATAACTGTTTGTAATTGTGTCACTGGTTACTTGCCCTTCCTGCCTGTAATGCCATTGCCTTCTATTGGTATCTTTCCTTATACCTGCACAGTTTTCCTGAGTTTATTTCTTGTCATCAACAAAAGACACAGCACTAGAAGGGTTAaccttctgctgcagcttcccTGAGCCTGGATTTGAATGCGACTACATTTGAATGCAAATACACTCTTCCCGTTTCCTTGTACTTGTCAGTATGTCTCCTAATGTCATCTGGCTTTGCTGTTGGATAAGCTGTGGCCTATTTGCTTTGTTAAACATATCAGTGAAATATCCCTCCTCCCTTTTTTTGCTTGTCACCGACCTTACAAGACTATATAATGAAGAGTGCGCAGGAGAACAAAAGCAGACGGCAGCTTGGTGTAACACTGATTTAAAGTAGGAATCAGGAAGTTATTAATTTGTGACTGGATTTTCCACTTAATTCACTGCATCCTAAATGTGATCTGAGTGGGATTTTTGCTCAGGTACAGCAgggttttatattttattttccctgCCCTCTGAACTTTAGTCCAGGACCCAAAATATTTGATTACTTGCATTCAGAGATATGGAACAGTTTATTATATGTAAGCTGAATTGAAAAGTTAGACCTGAAGTCACTGAAGGTTTATGTTAAGTGAGGAGGGATGactagggttagggttaataATGGTGAAGAAGTAGATAGTGTTTTTTACTTTGGTAGAACATAAATTACAGGGATGTTAGAGACTAATGAAGGATTATTCTAGACAACCTGAGTCTTGTAATATTTTGCACTGCAGCTTTCTAAAACTAAATGACTGTTCCTCTCAGGACCTGACTGCTTTGGCCAAGGAGCTGCGCGCAGTAGACGATGTACGGCCTCCCCACAAGGTCATTGAGTACTCCTCCTCAAGCGAAGAGTCGGGCACTACAGACGAGGAGGATGACGAGGAGGTGGACCAGGAGGCGGGAGAGGAGTCCACCTCAGGAACTGAGGACTCCAGGGCTGGGTAAGTAGAACTGTGATAATGATGCATGTTCACGATTCTCACCGtctcttgctttttttaatttgtatgttttcatgttgaccCCAAACAATGTGCATTGTTATTCAAATCAAACTGTACGTAAAATTACTGCATAACTGTTAATGCTGTCACAAACACCAAATATCCTGACGGCTTCTGCAGGAAGCTGAGTAACGGGGAGACAGAGTCTGCTAAGACCATGCTGGTTGAAGACTCAGAGAGCGACCAAGCCACAACGCCCTCTAAAGATGGCACTCTGGTCATCAGACAGGTAAGATAAGGAAACGGGATCTGAACTATTGAAACTAGAGTTCTTGTCGATTTAAAGACATATTCTACTTACTATATTGTTGTTAGAAatgttcttttccttttctgtgttcagtgtttatccatccatcacccatttcctctgtgttcttGTTCTACCatgtctattttatttttggtttagTAATTATGAACTTGCTgcttcacattttacattaacCCAACATCAGATTGTTATAGATTGTCtttaaaacaaactacacaTCAGTTGTGATTCTCAAAGGTGAATGTAAGgaatgtgttgtatgtgtggTTTCTGGATGAGAGCGTCTTGTGAGATGGGAGTAAATCATGATGCGAAGCTCACACATAAAGCTCCTCCTCTACTCCACCTGTAGTTCGAGCCCAAGTTTGCCTGTTCTTGCTTCCAGAGCACTGTTGACATAAAGCGGTTGGTCAATctctcatcctccacctcctccttggCTGGTTCTGGTCAGCCCCAACCCCCCATCTACAGCCTGCCAGAGAAAAACGGCTTTGCAGGCCGCATACACCATCTACCAGACCTTATCCAGCAGAGCCATCACACCCCTTCCTCTTCCACAACcatcccttcctcctcctcctcttcctcattccCCTCTTCATCTAGCCATGCCAGTCCTGCTGTGTCCCCACAGAATTCCCTGGACAAACTCACTGCCATAGAGGTATGTCACCCTCACATAAGCAAGACAAATAGCCAAGGACTGGACGGTAGCAGTGCACAGGCTTAGACATGCTGCAAGCAGATCATGGTTAAATAGCAGttgcaaatgtttattttatccaTGTTGAGACCAAGATGGTGCACGATTCACTGCTTTAAGACTAAGTCcaacatagttttaattaatattctCTCTTGTGTATTTTACGTTTCTTTCCTCACCTTGAAGCTtggtaaaataaacaatttgcAAATGCTTCTTTAAAATCAGGATTATTCAAGTCTGGACACACTCTCCATCCAGTCCTAGATTGTTTGTCTGAGCTTTACTGTGTCCTAtcctgcccccccccctctccccacCCCCTCTCTGTGACCTCCTGGCTTCGCTCTGGCTCTCTTCTGCCCCCTTCTGGCTTGGCTGACACCTGGTTTGAATCTTCTGAGCCTCCTTCCCTACTGCAATTCACTGCATTGCACTGCATCGCTGTTAACACTGGCACCTCCTGTTGGTAGAACATACTCACAGCACGGAGGAAACTAAATCCGGAGCTTCTTGGGGTGAACTGCAGATTCTGAGTAGTGCATTGCAGATATAGTCACTTTAGAGTGGGTGATGGCATGCCTGGTGATGTTTTGCAGTGCCAGCTTCTAGGGGTGAGAGTGGATGatatacatatttacactgcagtctttttattttatttaattttttttttttgtagtgtggCACATAATCATGTTGCAAACATTGTGCATCTTGGGTGGTGGAGTTACAATCTTCTGTCTGCTTCTTTAGGAGCAGCTTTTTCCTCTAACATTTCACAGCAGCCTGTGTTTGGATCACTTCTCATTTTGCTCAGCACATTTCTTGTCGctcatgttgtttttcctctaatATGTCTGTCTTTATTAccttcaaaacaacaacattactgCATGccttctttttcatttgatgtGTTATAAATTTGCCAACTTTAAATTCCCAGTTGCGTGTGCACAACAATGTAGTTTGACTGAACACAGTTAAGCTGAGTGTTGTTTTAAACCCCCTGAGGTTCAAATGTAACTCATGTTCACCACTGAAGGGGCTGATTGCTGTTGTAGTTTCAGTCAAGAGCAAAAGCAAATGACTGTAACAACAAATCCTAGTTACAATTCATCCAAAGGCCTAATatgtttcatgtctgtgtcagttgtgttttctcttcagtcCATTTTAAAGCTTCTTGAGTAGGAAAATGTAAATCTCTGTTTTCTCAGTCCCAGTCAGAGAGCAGCTCCATGTCCAAACACAAGTCGTCCTCTTCCTTCACGCCCTTCATCGACCCACGCCTCCTTCAGATCTCCCCATCCAGTGGTACCTCCCTCAACAACGTGGGTGAGTGAAGAACTCAGAGTGAATGCTGTCAAGGAATTAAAAACTCCAAAGCCACTTGAATTCCCTGgtgacagacaaacaggcaTTTAATCTTGcagggagttttttttttttttttttacgagcAATAGCTTTTTCCCACTCTTAACATCTGTTTCTGGCACTGATAAAGACATCATGTTGAAACATCTGAGTCAGGTTTTACACTGTACATTCCGGTGTTATGCAGGGGAATGTTTGCAGCATTGAGTGTGTGGACTCGATATTAGAAAATGTTGTGTAACAAGTACAAGAGTGATTCAACTAGCTCTAATCAAGAGATGGGTAAAGAtgaacacacagctacacaacTTGGGCTCTAGATTGTTAACGCAATATGATGTTGACATCCAGCCTGACCTCTGTCACCTCTGTTCCTCCTCACTCCAGCTGGTTTTGGGCAGGACGGACGGCTGGCAGATCCGCTGAGGTCTGACCCATCCCGTAAAGGCTCAGTGGTCAACGTCAACCCAGTCAACACACGTCCACCCAGTGACACGCCCGAGATTCGCAAGTACAAGAAGAGATTCAACTCCGAGATCCTGTGTGCTGCACTCTGGGGTAAGTTTATTCCTGAAATCAACATGTGGTATCATGGAATACTTCATGCAGCAGCTGGTAGGCTTGCTAAGAAACACCTTAGTAGGGTGGCTTGCTAATAAACCCAGTTATTTTACCATTATTTTATGGGCGTTAgactatattttaaatatgtatctgTGATTATTCCAGGGGTGAACCTGCTGGTGGGCACAGAGAGTGGTCTGATGCTGCTGGACCGAAGCGGTCAGGGAAAGGTCTACCCCCTAATCAACCGGAGACGCATCCAGCAGATGGATGTCCTGGAGGGACTCAATGTGCTAGTCACCATATCAGGTGGAGTTTCTCATCTTTCAGAACAAACAGCATAATAATGCTGTCAGTCTGGATCTCAGTGCACATTTGTGTCTAGACAGTTGTTAAAGTATGGATGTGCTGCTCTTAATCAAACTCTCCCTCTTGCAGGTAAAAAGAATAAACTGCGAGTGTATTACTTGTCGTGGCTTAGAAACAAGATTTTGCACAACGACccagaggtggagaagaagcAGGGTTGGGTCAATGTGGGCGACCTGGAGGGCTGTGTCCACTACAAAGTCGGTACGTTTGACAGGTTCCCAAAGGGTTTCACTTTTACTGAGATCGGTCAACAAACCCAACTCTAAGCAAGACTGTCACTCATAGATGACTCACTTCTCCCTTTTAGTGAAGTATGAGAGGATTAAGTTTCTGGTGCTGGCTTTGAAGAACGCTGTGGAGGTGTATGCCTGGGCCCCCAAACCCTACCACAAATTCATGGCCTTTAAGGTAAGCATGCTTCCAGGGTGTGTCGGGCTGAATGTTGATTCTTCTGTTCTAGTTTACTTATTTACTCCTGCTTGGTTTTAGTCTTTTGGTGACCTGGTGCACAAGCCTCTGCTGGTTGACTTGACTGTGGAGGAAGGtcagaggttaaaggtcatcTACGGCTCTTGCTCAGGCTTCCACGCTGTGGATGTGGATTCCGGTGCCGTCTACGACATCTACCTGCCGACACATGTAAGAGCTCGGTGGAGGATTCACTCGCACTCACTCAGGATTTACTCTTAACTGTGCTAATTTGTCTCACTTCCTCCCTCAGATCCAAACCAGCATCCAGTGCCACGCAATCATCATCCTGCCCAACACTGATGGGATCGAGCTGCTGGTGTGCTACGAGGATGAGGGCGTCTATGTCAACACCTACGGACGCATCACCAAGGACGTGGTGCTGCAGTGGGGAGAAATGCCAACTTCAGTGGGTAAGTGGGACCatctaataaaaacaagactGTCCAACTTGTTCAGTCGGACTGTGATTTTTAATGAGTCAGTGCACCCATC is part of the Anabas testudineus chromosome 2, fAnaTes1.2, whole genome shotgun sequence genome and harbors:
- the LOC113164772 gene encoding mitogen-activated protein kinase kinase kinase kinase 4 isoform X3 yields the protein MANDSPAKSLVDIDLASLRDPAGIFELVEVVGNGTYGQVYKGRHVKTGQLAAIKVMDVTEDEEEEIKLEINMLKKYSHHRNIATYYGAFIKKSPPGHDDQLWLVMEFCGAGSITDLVKNTKGNQLKEDWIAYISREILRGLAHLHAHHVIHRDIKGQNVLLTENAEVKLVDFGVSAQLDRTVGRRNTFIGTPYWMAPEVIACDENPDATYDYRSDLWSCGITAIEMAEGAPPLCDMHPMRALFLIPRNPPPRLKSKKWTKKFFSFIESCLVKNYTQRPPTEQLLKHPFIRDQPNERQVRIQLKDHIDRTKKKRGEKDETEYEYSGSEEEEEDPPEQEGEPSSIVNVPGESTLRRDFIRLQQENKERSEALRRQQLLQEQQLREQEEYKRQLLAERQKRIEQQKEQRRRLEEQQRREREMRRQQEREQRRREQEEKRRIEEMDRRRKEEEERRRIEDEKRRNDREQEYIRRQLEEEQRHLEMLQEQLLREQAMLLADERYRKNIQGSPQSAPPPKQPPPPPRSSESFSNGGSSSEASAMQRPMEPQVQWSHLAALKSSNSAAPSPPPPPVVSRSQSFSEPGGVTSSFAQLHLRSQDPHHHHHHPSPARTETQPQPPLHHPQVQSRADHQTSNEEVPPKVPVRTTSRSPVLSRRESPLPSQPSMQGGQRNAGSNLEQRPLWDRVEKLQPRPGSGSSSGSSNSSPQASSGDRFRPRSSSKSEGSPLQRPENVTKKQEEKNLGRPTRPADLTALAKELRAVDDVRPPHKVIEYSSSSEESGTTDEEDDEEVDQEAGEESTSGTEDSRAGKLSNGETESAKTMLVEDSESDQATTPSKDGTLVIRQSTVDIKRLVNLSSSTSSLAGSGQPQPPIYSLPEKNGFAGRIHHLPDLIQQSHHTPSSSTTIPSSSSSSSFPSSSSHASPAVSPQNSLDKLTAIESQSESSSMSKHKSSSSFTPFIDPRLLQISPSSGTSLNNVAGFGQDGRLADPLRSDPSRKGSVVNVNPVNTRPPSDTPEIRKYKKRFNSEILCAALWGVNLLVGTESGLMLLDRSGQGKVYPLINRRRIQQMDVLEGLNVLVTISGKKNKLRVYYLSWLRNKILHNDPEVEKKQGWVNVGDLEGCVHYKVVKYERIKFLVLALKNAVEVYAWAPKPYHKFMAFKSFGDLVHKPLLVDLTVEEGQRLKVIYGSCSGFHAVDVDSGAVYDIYLPTHIQTSIQCHAIIILPNTDGIELLVCYEDEGVYVNTYGRITKDVVLQWGEMPTSVAYIRSNQIMGWGEKAIEIRSVETGHLDGVFMHKRAQRLKFLCERNDKVFFASVRPGGASQVYFMTLGRTSLMSW
- the LOC113164772 gene encoding mitogen-activated protein kinase kinase kinase kinase 4 isoform X9, which encodes MANDSPAKSLVDIDLASLRDPAGIFELVEVVGNGTYGQVYKGRHVKTGQLAAIKVMDVTEDEEEEIKLEINMLKKYSHHRNIATYYGAFIKKSPPGHDDQLWLVMEFCGAGSITDLVKNTKGNQLKEDWIAYISREILRGLAHLHAHHVIHRDIKGQNVLLTENAEVKLVDFGVSAQLDRTVGRRNTFIGTPYWMAPEVIACDENPDATYDYRSDLWSCGITAIEMAEGAPPLCDMHPMRALFLIPRNPPPRLKSKKWTKKFFSFIESCLVKNYTQRPPTEQLLKHPFIRDQPNERQVRIQLKDHIDRTKKKRGEKDETEYEYSGSEEEEEDPPEQEGEPSSIVNVPGESTLRRDFIRLQQENKERSEALRRQQLLQEQQLREQEEYKRQLLAERQKRIEQQKEQRRRLEEQQRREREMRRQQEREQRRREQEEKRRIEEMDRRRKEEEERRRIEDEKRRNDREQEYIRRQLEEEQRHLEMLQEQLLREQAMLLADERYRKNIQGSPQSAPPPKQPPPPPRSSESFSNGGSSSEASAMQRPMEPQVQWSHLAALKSSNSAAPSPPPPPVVSRSQSFSEPGGVTSSFAQLHLRSQDPHHHHHHPSPARTETQPQPPLHHPQVQSRADHQTSNEEVPPKVPVRTTSRSPVLSRRESPLPSQPSMQGGQRNAGSNLEQRPLWDRVEKLQPRPGSGSSSGSSNSSPQASSGDRFRPRSSSKSEGSPLQRPENVTKKQEEKNLGRPTRPAGDVDLTALAKELRAVDDVRPPHKVIEYSSSSEESGTTDEEDDEEVDQEAGEESTSGTEDSRAGKLSNGETESAKTMLVEDSESDQATTPSKDGTLVIRQSTVDIKRLVNLSSSTSSLAGSGQPQPPIYSLPEKNGFAGRIHHLPDLIQQSHHTPSSSTTIPSSSSSSSFPSSSSHASPAVSPQNSLDKLTAIESQSESSSMSKHKSSSSFTPFIDPRLLQISPSSGTSLNNVAGFGQDGRLADPLRSDPSRKGSVVNVNPVNTRPPSDTPEIRKYKKRFNSEILCAALWGVNLLVGTESGLMLLDRSGQGKVYPLINRRRIQQMDVLEGLNVLVTISGKKNKLRVYYLSWLRNKILHNDPEVEKKQGWVNVGDLEGCVHYKVVKYERIKFLVLALKNAVEVYAWAPKPYHKFMAFKSFGDLVHKPLLVDLTVEEGQRLKVIYGSCSGFHAVDVDSGAVYDIYLPTHIQTSIQCHAIIILPNTDGIELLVCYEDEGVYVNTYGRITKDVVLQWGEMPTSVAYIRSNQIMGWGEKAIEIRSVETGHLDGVFMHKRAQRLKFLCERNDKVFFASVRPGGASQVYFMTLGRTSLMSW
- the LOC113164772 gene encoding mitogen-activated protein kinase kinase kinase kinase 4 isoform X1, with product MANDSPAKSLVDIDLASLRDPAGIFELVEVVGNGTYGQVYKGRHVKTGQLAAIKVMDVTEDEEEEIKLEINMLKKYSHHRNIATYYGAFIKKSPPGHDDQLWLVMEFCGAGSITDLVKNTKGNQLKEDWIAYISREILRGLAHLHAHHVIHRDIKGQNVLLTENAEVKLVDFGVSAQLDRTVGRRNTFIGTPYWMAPEVIACDENPDATYDYRSDLWSCGITAIEMAEGAPPLCDMHPMRALFLIPRNPPPRLKSKKWTKKFFSFIESCLVKNYTQRPPTEQLLKHPFIRDQPNERQVRIQLKDHIDRTKKKRGEKDETEYEYSGSEEEEEDPPEQEGEPSSIVNVPGESTLRRDFIRLQQENKERSEALRRQQLLQEQQLREQEEYKRQLLAERQKRIEQQKEQRRRLEEQQRREREMRRQQEREQRRREQEEKRRIEEMDRRRKEEEERRRIEDEKRRNDREQEYIRRQLEEEQRHLEMLQEQLLREQAMLLADERYRKNIQGSPQSAPPPKQPPPPPRSSESFSNGGSSSEASAMQRPMEPQVQWSHLAALKSSNSAAPSPPPPPVVSRSQSFSEPGGVTSSFAQLHLRSQDPHHHHHHPSPARTETQPQPPLHHPQVQSRADHQTSNEEVPPKVPVRTTSRSPVLSRRESPLPSQPSMQGGQRNAGSNLEQRPLWDRVEKLQPRPGSGSSSGSSNSSPQASSGDRFRPRCESPASSKSEGSPLQRPENVTKKQEEKNLGRPTRPAGDVDLTALAKELRAVDDVRPPHKVIEYSSSSEESGTTDEEDDEEVDQEAGEESTSGTEDSRAGKLSNGETESAKTMLVEDSESDQATTPSKDGTLVIRQSTVDIKRLVNLSSSTSSLAGSGQPQPPIYSLPEKNGFAGRIHHLPDLIQQSHHTPSSSTTIPSSSSSSSFPSSSSHASPAVSPQNSLDKLTAIESQSESSSMSKHKSSSSFTPFIDPRLLQISPSSGTSLNNVAGFGQDGRLADPLRSDPSRKGSVVNVNPVNTRPPSDTPEIRKYKKRFNSEILCAALWGVNLLVGTESGLMLLDRSGQGKVYPLINRRRIQQMDVLEGLNVLVTISGKKNKLRVYYLSWLRNKILHNDPEVEKKQGWVNVGDLEGCVHYKVVKYERIKFLVLALKNAVEVYAWAPKPYHKFMAFKSFGDLVHKPLLVDLTVEEGQRLKVIYGSCSGFHAVDVDSGAVYDIYLPTHIQTSIQCHAIIILPNTDGIELLVCYEDEGVYVNTYGRITKDVVLQWGEMPTSVAYIRSNQIMGWGEKAIEIRSVETGHLDGVFMHKRAQRLKFLCERNDKVFFASVRPGGASQVYFMTLGRTSLMSW
- the LOC113164772 gene encoding mitogen-activated protein kinase kinase kinase kinase 4 isoform X6, producing MANDSPAKSLVDIDLASLRDPAGIFELVEVVGNGTYGQVYKGRHVKTGQLAAIKVMDVTEDEEEEIKLEINMLKKYSHHRNIATYYGAFIKKSPPGHDDQLWLVMEFCGAGSITDLVKNTKGNQLKEDWIAYISREILRGLAHLHAHHVIHRDIKGQNVLLTENAEVKLVDFGVSAQLDRTVGRRNTFIGTPYWMAPEVIACDENPDATYDYRSDLWSCGITAIEMAEGAPPLCDMHPMRALFLIPRNPPPRLKSKKWTKKFFSFIESCLVKNYTQRPPTEQLLKHPFIRDQPNERQVRIQLKDHIDRTKKKRGEKDETEYEYSGSEEEEEDPPEQEGEPSSIVNVPGESTLRRDFIRLQQENKERSEALRRQQLLQEQQLREQEEYKRQLLAERQKRIEQQKEQRRRLEEQQRREREMRRQQEREQRRREQEEKRRIEEMDRRRKEEEERRRIEDEKRRNDREQEYIRRQLEEEQRHLEMLQEQLLREQAMLLADERYRKNIQGSPQSAPPPKQPPPPPRSSESFSNGGSSSEASAMQRPMEPQVQWSHLAALKSSNSAAPSPPPPPVVSRSQSFSEPGGVTSSFAQLHLRSQDPHHHHHHPSPARTETQPQPPLHHPQVQSRADHQTSNEEVPPKVPVRTTSRSPVLSRRESPLPSQPSMQGGQRNAGSNLEQRPLWDRVEKLQPRPGSGSSSGSSNSSPQASSGDRFRPRSSSKSEGSPLQRPENVTKKQEEKNLGRPTRPADLTALAKELRAVDDVRPPHKVIEYSSSSEESGTTDEEDDEEVDQEAGEESTSGTEDSRAGKLSNGETESAKTMLVEDSESDQATTPSKDGTLVIRQSQSESSSMSKHKSSSSFTPFIDPRLLQISPSSGTSLNNVAGFGQDGRLADPLRSDPSRKGSVVNVNPVNTRPPSDTPEIRKYKKRFNSEILCAALWGVNLLVGTESGLMLLDRSGQGKVYPLINRRRIQQMDVLEGLNVLVTISGKKNKLRVYYLSWLRNKILHNDPEVEKKQGWVNVGDLEGCVHYKVVKYERIKFLVLALKNAVEVYAWAPKPYHKFMAFKSFGDLVHKPLLVDLTVEEGQRLKVIYGSCSGFHAVDVDSGAVYDIYLPTHIQTSIQCHAIIILPNTDGIELLVCYEDEGVYVNTYGRITKDVVLQWGEMPTSVAYIRSNQIMGWGEKAIEIRSVETGHLDGVFMHKRAQRLKFLCERNDKVFFASVRPGGASQVYFMTLGRTSLMSW